One Stigmatopora argus isolate UIUO_Sarg chromosome 19, RoL_Sarg_1.0, whole genome shotgun sequence genomic window, aaaacatctttttggaTGATGTATTCGATTCGTTGCTGCGATGAGCATCACGGGAGATTTGattcttattttcctttttgtaaACACAATACAGTCATAAACAACAAACCACATATTAATTATTCATGAACGAATGTCCAAAAGACAAGAGCTTATTCCAAAGTGCATTCTGAGAAGTTACCCAAACCGTTTGAAACATACATTTTTACACATACCAACCAAAAATGCATTGCAACTATCccatttttgtaattattttttttactttgaccgTGGCCGACTGTGGTTGCAACATGGAAAATAAGAGGATCAAAATGGCCGCCGGGGGCCCCTACCTAGGCATGTTTATTTTGCATTGAGGCCGTCTTTGATTTCACGCCAAGGAAGCGCGGCGCGCTGCGTGAGAACGCAGCCAAACATATTTGTTTACTCTGCCTTTCTGGGttcaagaaaacaaaatgtccTCAATAAACGCCTCATTAAAAGACAGCATTTCAGAATTTTCCTTTTGACACGTGATTTCAATGTTTATTGATATGGTAGATTATTGTCTCGATTTCCCTTTCAACTCATGGTGTTAAAAAGGGGGGGGACGATCACACGGCAATCATTTGTGGCGGTCATATGAATTTGCACAGAGTAATCAGATTACACTTGTTGAAGTTTTGCCTGCGTTAATGGGCCTCGCAGATACGGATCTACGGCAGGAATGTGGCTTAGTCCGATGTTGTTGGAAAAGATCAGCGCGACGGGTCGGCGTCGTGCGAAAGGCCAGAAAAATCAACGGGGGGCTTTTCGGGTCAGAGGTCATCGCCGGGTTAACTCTTTGGCGGCTTCGCGCGTCTCttacaatagttttttttacccaaaaaaaaaaaataaacgcacAGGAAAAATAACGACTTATAAATGAATGTGGGAATATCTTAACTAGAAAAGtagatttatttgtattttttgtacaaCATAATTTAAGacccctccaaaaaaaatccatcaagtGGGATTATTTCTGGCTGGGGAAAAAGGGAAATATGTACCAGAAGTGACCTAGGAATGAATGGTGCCCAATCATCAAAAAGGACCCCAAAATGAAGAAGAAGTGATCTGGAAAGGACCAACGAACAGGAACAGGATTGACTCACTGCCTGGCATCGGCAAGTTTACGTAGGTGTCCTTTCCATTTCCTGGTCCAAAAGAATTGGACATCTTgtaccgtcaatggcggcaagcGGACACCCCCCAAAGCCCTTTCGGGGAAGAGAACAGCTGGCAGATGGCCCGCGGAAGAAAACCAAAACTAGCATGGGCTCTCTCGAAGGATTTCGTAGATCCCAGCCAATCAGGACACTTTTCTCAATCAGTGGGCGGAGTCAACTCTAAGATTTGGATTAGCACTAATGATGGGCGAACGGTTGCCGTGAATGGAAGATCTCATTGTGCAGCGTTATCATCTTGGCGGCCGTATTTTAGCACCGTCGATAGGCTAAAAGTGAACATTTgctcttcctctggccaaggtgCACCCACTGTGatttccaatccttttgaagtgggaggttggCAACAAATGAATGTTCGCTCCACCGtcctgctttttttaaatatatatatgtaaaggGAGCTGTCCAATCTACATTGTtggccaaccctcccactctaaatggatcttgattttttttaataagctaagtatttatatatctaaaaaaaaacaaatcagatcACATTTACTCTGACTCCAATGACGCCAATGAACGTCCATTCCGTCCGTACTTGCCCATTCAGCGTCTATTGCTGGTATGGATAATTCTCTGGCAGCCCTCCCTTCGACGTAGCTGGACGTCTATCAGCGTCAAGGCGCCGCCTGAACGGCTGCCGCCCTCCCATTGGCTGAGGCGGCGTGGGGCCATCCTCCACCCGACGACAAAGCATAAAGGCGGACTTCGGCTTTCTGCACGCTCCAAGCATCGAAGAAGCGCTTCCGGTATCGCTCTCTCAATAAACTATTACCGTCGAGAGCCACCGAAGAAGAGGAAAAGGAAGGGAacggaagggaagggaaggggaGGGGGGGAATTTGCGAGCGATGGTGGCGGGCGAGCTGGTGCAGGAGCATCCGCGTGCGGACGTCGGCTCCCCGCTCGAGTCCGGTCCCGGTCCCGGTCCCGGGCACATCAGCCCGCAGCCGGAGCTCCAGACCAAGTTGGAAACGGAGCCGGCTGCCGAtaaaaaagaggaggaggaggagcacgacgaggacgacggcggcggcggcgaaggaGAATTCCAAGAAGACTCGGCGATGCTCAagggtgaggaggaggaggcggaggacgAGGGGACGAAACCCCCCGAGACCAAGCTGTACTGGCAGCGCTTCTCGGTGCTGGCCGTGTTCAGCTTGTACTCGCTGGTCAACGCCTTCCAGTGGATCCAGTACGGCATCTTGGCCAACGTGTTCACGCGCTTCTACCGCGTGAGCAACGCCAAGGTGGACTGGCTGTCCATCGTCTACATGCTGGCCTACGTGCCGCTCATCTTCCCGGCCACCTGGCTGCTGGATCGCCGCGGCTTGCGGCTCACGGCGCTGCTGGGCGCCGGCCTCAACTGCGCCGGCGCCTGGCTCAAGTGCGCCAGCGTGGGGCCAGACCTCTACGCCGTCACCATGCTGGCGCAGATCGTCTGCTCCGTGGCGCAGATCTTCATCCTGGGATTGCCCTCGCGCGTCGCCTCCGTCTGGTTCGGACCCAACGAGGTCTCTACCGCctgcgccgccgccgtcctcgGCAACCAGGTGAGGCCAGAGCGAGTgagcgaacgaacgaacgaacgctTGTGCAAAAATGCTTGAACAAACCAAGGCACGCTCAGGCAAAAAATTACGAGAGAGGCGCTTTCCTTGCGTGAAGCCGTTTGAATGTTTAGTCTCTCCCACAGCGCGCCCTATCGCCCGTCGATCGCCGGCCCGTTGTCCGTTTTCCTATCGATCGCACCGAACTGGCGATGCTCAAACTGAGGAAAAGTTTCGACGATTTTTATCTTAGGCGGCGATCGCATTAAAATCCAAACGCCGAGAGGTTGCGACGACCGAACGTACCGCGTCGGAAACGTAAAAATGGCAACGCGGTGATGGCGAAACTTCAACAAAAAGGATCCATTGAGAATGGAGTGATAACTTTATGCATCATGTGTTCCGCAGCTGGGCGTGGCCATCGGCTTCCTGTTGCCCCCCGTCCTGGTGCCCAACACGCCCGACGACGTGGCGCTGACGGCCCACAACATCAGCGTCATGTTCTACGGCACCGCCGCCGTATCCACCGTCCTCTTTTTCCTCACCGTCATAGGTACGTCTCCTATTTTTAACTGTCTCGCTGCCATTTACATCAAGTCTTTACCTGGGATGGATGCCATTCGCTGCCGCTCTTTGTGCACTCTGGATCACTCCCTGTTGATTTTACGTCATTTCCGGGTGACTATTTGTTCATTTGTGGCATTCTGGGGTCACTTTCTTTCCATTTAAGGTCATTTCTGCCTGGCTTCCTGTCCGTCGGTCACCTCGTGTTGATGTTGGGGCATTTCGAAGTGAGATCATGATGTCATGTCCGGCCATATTCCGTAAAAAGGAGCCGCGTGAGCAAGGTGCTATGCTGGTACATGTGTAGTCAAAATAAAAGACAGGAAGAACCGGAAGAGCAGCTTCTCATTCAATATTAATGTATTCTATGAACAGGGTGAAAACTAAAGGAAGCCAGCCGCTCAGTCAATTCccctacaaaaaaaacagctagctagctagctgctaGCTTGCCAGCCAGTCAATTCTCCTCCGTGAGCtaaaacaggggtagggaacctatggctcgggagccacatgtggctcttttgatggttgcatatggctctgagctaaaatatggaaagcggtggtgagagagccgagtcccgaacgcaccaataggaacgtcacatcggcactgtggcattgacttttttttttcattagagtcttctgcatctattctctcattgatactcattgatattcattgattagcaacagcgtaacaatgttgtcaaaagaattcaaagacttttttgtactataaaa contains:
- the flvcr1 gene encoding choline/ethanolamine transporter FLVCR1 is translated as MVAGELVQEHPRADVGSPLESGPGPGPGHISPQPELQTKLETEPAADKKEEEEEHDEDDGGGGEGEFQEDSAMLKGEEEEAEDEGTKPPETKLYWQRFSVLAVFSLYSLVNAFQWIQYGILANVFTRFYRVSNAKVDWLSIVYMLAYVPLIFPATWLLDRRGLRLTALLGAGLNCAGAWLKCASVGPDLYAVTMLAQIVCSVAQIFILGLPSRVASVWFGPNEVSTACAAAVLGNQLGVAIGFLLPPVLVPNTPDDVALTAHNISVMFYGTAAVSTVLFFLTVIVIKDRPPLPPSRAQAVLPVGPPEDYSYRTSVLNLMKNKAFGLLLLSYGITTGSYYSVSTILNQMIMACYENEELNAGRIGLTLVVAGMVGSILCGLWLDHTKTFRMTTLLVNILTFLSMLLFTFTLDLNNIYVVFFTGGLLGFFMTGYLPVGFEYGVEITYPESEGTSSGLLNTSAQLFGVIFTLIQGKLTTDYEKPLAGNLFLCAWISLGVLLTFFIKSDLKRHNVNEGEPAARRPLCAERPAEEKEKVKPEPPLSFARETSL